Proteins from a single region of Chromobacterium sp. ATCC 53434:
- the hflX gene encoding GTPase HflX: protein MQTEVKEKPRYAIVASVQLPEVSDVEFEASLTELSELAKTLGFQVVQTFVQKRNSFDRTAYMGVGKLEEISMFVKRGIRGDELEDDPQQMDASAVEIDALLVDHEISPSQARNLELAVGCEVMDRTMVILEIFHRNARSRAARAQVEIARLGYMAPRLREAAKLAGPQGRQRSGMGGRGAGESHTELDRRKVRDRIAELQREIVAMELERKTQRARRLERQGMGLGGVSLVGYTNAGKSTLMRALTGSEVLVANKLFATLDTTVRVLYPESVPRVLVSDTVGFIKNLPHGLVASFKSTLEEALDASLLLHAIDASDPGFLRQLEVTDEVLKEIGADELPRIRVFNKIDHVGDEAAQAVWTAELQQRYPGCVVMSALRPDDVSSLHAAIVSFFQQDLVEDELLLPWSAQQLRGEIYSHCQVLEEHADEEGSRFRVRGEPEKLRSLREQLNPGSQGREKEYWEV, encoded by the coding sequence ATGCAAACTGAAGTCAAAGAGAAGCCCCGCTACGCCATTGTGGCCTCGGTGCAGTTGCCGGAAGTCAGCGATGTCGAGTTCGAGGCCTCGCTCACCGAGCTGAGCGAGCTGGCCAAGACCCTGGGTTTCCAGGTGGTGCAGACCTTTGTGCAAAAGCGCAACAGCTTCGACCGCACCGCCTATATGGGCGTGGGCAAGCTGGAAGAAATCAGCATGTTCGTCAAACGCGGCATCCGCGGCGACGAGCTGGAAGACGACCCGCAGCAGATGGACGCCAGCGCCGTGGAAATCGACGCGTTGCTGGTGGACCACGAAATCTCGCCGTCGCAGGCGCGCAATCTGGAGCTGGCCGTCGGCTGCGAGGTGATGGACCGCACCATGGTCATCCTGGAGATCTTCCATCGCAACGCCCGCTCGCGCGCGGCGCGCGCCCAGGTGGAAATCGCCCGTCTCGGCTATATGGCGCCGCGCCTGCGTGAGGCGGCCAAGCTGGCCGGCCCGCAAGGCCGGCAGCGCAGCGGCATGGGCGGCCGCGGCGCCGGCGAATCGCATACCGAGCTGGACCGTCGCAAGGTGCGCGACCGCATCGCCGAGCTGCAGCGCGAAATCGTCGCGATGGAGCTGGAGCGCAAGACGCAGCGCGCGCGCCGCCTGGAGCGGCAGGGCATGGGCCTGGGTGGGGTATCGCTGGTGGGCTACACCAACGCCGGCAAGTCCACGCTGATGCGCGCGCTGACCGGCAGCGAGGTGCTGGTGGCCAACAAATTGTTCGCCACGCTGGACACCACGGTGCGGGTGCTGTACCCGGAAAGCGTGCCGCGCGTGCTGGTCAGCGACACCGTAGGCTTCATCAAGAACCTGCCCCACGGCCTGGTGGCCTCGTTCAAGTCCACGCTGGAAGAGGCGCTGGACGCCTCGTTGCTGCTGCATGCCATCGATGCCAGCGATCCGGGTTTCCTGCGCCAGCTGGAAGTGACCGACGAGGTGCTGAAGGAAATCGGCGCCGACGAGCTGCCGCGCATTCGCGTGTTCAACAAGATCGACCATGTCGGCGACGAAGCCGCGCAGGCCGTCTGGACGGCGGAATTACAACAACGCTACCCGGGCTGCGTGGTGATGAGCGCGCTTCGGCCGGATGATGTGTCCAGCCTGCACGCGGCCATCGTCTCTTTCTTCCAGCAGGATCTGGTGGAGGACGAGCTGCTGCTGCCGTGGTCGGCGCAACAGCTGCGCGGCGAAATCTACAGCCACTGCCAGGTGTTGGAAGAGCATGCCGACGAAGAAGGCAGCCGCTTCCGCGTCCGCGGCGAACCGGAAAAGCTGCGCAGCCTGCGCGAGCAGCTCAATCCCGGCTCGCAGGGCAGGGAGAAGGAGTACTGGGAGGTTTGA
- a CDS encoding IS630 family transposase gives MEKIDVRKLELAAREQLRRTAIRMYKRGRSQASIAEELGLRRPTISAWVVREAALGAQGFKEQKRGRAEGTGRRLTEAQEARIKQDIVDRTPDQMKLRFALWSAQAVKAVIKQMFLIDLPIRTVRLYLARWGFTPQRPLKRAYEQRPAAVEKWLKEEYPAIVARAKAEMAEISWGDESAVSSVEHFPRGYAPKGQTPVLVLSQSKRARINLISAITNQGKMRFMLYRETLTARVLIKFLMRLIRDAGGKKVFLILDNLRVHHSKLVQAWLEEEENKKAIELFFLPSYSPELNPDEYLNGDLKARMSAGEPVRSDGQLQGKVLSHLRSLQKQPARIRSYFRHEKIRYAA, from the coding sequence ATGGAAAAAATCGATGTGCGCAAGCTTGAACTGGCCGCCCGTGAGCAGCTGAGGCGTACCGCTATCCGGATGTACAAGCGAGGCCGGTCTCAAGCCAGTATTGCCGAAGAACTCGGGCTGCGCCGCCCCACCATTTCCGCCTGGGTGGTGCGTGAGGCAGCACTAGGTGCGCAGGGATTCAAAGAACAGAAGCGCGGTCGCGCCGAAGGCACCGGCCGTCGGCTGACCGAGGCGCAGGAAGCCCGGATCAAGCAGGACATCGTGGATCGCACGCCAGACCAGATGAAGCTGAGGTTTGCCCTGTGGAGTGCTCAGGCGGTCAAGGCTGTAATCAAGCAGATGTTTCTGATCGATCTGCCGATCCGTACTGTCCGTCTGTACTTGGCCCGCTGGGGCTTTACGCCGCAGCGCCCGCTCAAACGCGCTTATGAGCAGCGACCGGCAGCAGTCGAGAAATGGCTCAAGGAGGAATACCCGGCTATCGTCGCGCGTGCCAAAGCGGAAATGGCTGAAATCAGCTGGGGCGACGAATCGGCGGTGTCGAGTGTTGAGCACTTTCCGCGTGGCTACGCCCCAAAAGGCCAAACCCCAGTTCTGGTGTTATCCCAATCGAAAAGAGCGCGCATCAACTTGATTTCGGCCATTACCAACCAAGGCAAGATGCGCTTCATGCTGTACCGGGAGACCTTGACGGCCCGGGTGCTGATCAAGTTTCTGATGCGGCTGATCCGTGATGCTGGCGGCAAGAAGGTGTTCTTGATCCTCGACAACTTGCGCGTGCATCACAGCAAGCTGGTGCAAGCATGGTTGGAGGAGGAAGAGAACAAGAAGGCGATTGAGTTGTTCTTCCTGCCCAGCTACTCACCGGAACTGAACCCGGATGAATACTTGAACGGCGACCTGAAGGCCAGAATGAGCGCAGGTGAGCCGGTTCGATCAGACGGTCAACTTCAAGGGAAAGTGCTGTCCCATTTACGCTCATTGCAGAAGCAGCCGGCCAGAATCCGGTCGTACTTCCGGCATGAAAAAATCCGCTACGCGGCATGA
- a CDS encoding type I secretion system permease/ATPase — MNSIRNFLTGQALTTVLDLLFSFVFLAVMFYYSGWLTLIVVISLPCYAIWSALLTPLLRQRLDEKFARGADNQSFLVEAVGGIGTIKAMAVEPQMTRRWDTQLAAYVAAGFRVTRLANLGQNGVQLIQKLVTVATLWLGAKLAIGGELSVGQLIAFNMLAGQVAAPVVRLAQLWQDFQQVGISVERLGDILNTRTELPASRAALPAIQGKIEFDQVRFRYRPDGPEILRTLSLEIGAGEVVGIVGRSGSGKSTLSKLVQRLYVPEAGRVLVDGHDLALADPAWLRLQIGVVLQENLLFNRSVRENIALSDPGMPLEAVIHAARQAGAHDFIMELAEGYDTVVGEHGASLSGGQRQRLAIARALVGNPRILILDEATSALDYESERAVMRNMRAICQGRTVLIIAHRLSTVRGAHRIIAMDKGVIVEAGSHAELLQKTGGYYAHLHSLQQG; from the coding sequence ATTAATAGCATCCGCAATTTCCTCACCGGCCAGGCGCTGACCACGGTGCTGGATCTGCTGTTCTCCTTCGTGTTCCTGGCGGTGATGTTCTATTACAGCGGCTGGCTGACGCTGATCGTGGTGATCTCGCTGCCGTGCTACGCCATCTGGTCGGCGCTGCTGACGCCGCTGCTGCGGCAGCGGCTGGACGAGAAGTTCGCCCGCGGCGCCGACAACCAGTCCTTCCTGGTCGAGGCGGTCGGCGGCATCGGCACCATCAAGGCGATGGCGGTGGAGCCGCAGATGACGCGGCGCTGGGACACCCAGCTGGCCGCCTATGTGGCCGCAGGCTTCCGCGTGACGCGGCTGGCCAATCTCGGCCAGAACGGCGTGCAGCTGATCCAGAAGCTGGTGACGGTGGCCACGCTGTGGCTGGGCGCCAAGCTGGCGATCGGCGGCGAGTTGTCGGTCGGCCAGCTGATCGCCTTCAATATGCTGGCCGGCCAGGTGGCGGCGCCTGTGGTGCGGCTGGCCCAGCTGTGGCAGGACTTCCAGCAAGTGGGCATCTCGGTGGAGCGGCTGGGCGACATCCTCAACACCCGCACCGAGCTGCCGGCCAGCCGCGCGGCGCTGCCGGCCATCCAGGGCAAAATCGAGTTCGACCAAGTGCGGTTCCGCTACCGTCCGGACGGCCCGGAGATCCTGCGCACGCTGAGCCTGGAGATTGGCGCCGGCGAGGTGGTGGGCATCGTTGGCCGCTCCGGTTCCGGCAAGAGCACGCTGAGCAAGCTGGTGCAGCGACTGTACGTGCCGGAAGCGGGACGGGTGCTGGTCGACGGCCACGACCTGGCGCTGGCCGATCCAGCCTGGCTCAGGCTCCAGATCGGCGTGGTGTTGCAGGAAAACCTGCTGTTCAACCGCAGCGTGCGCGAGAACATCGCGCTGTCCGACCCGGGCATGCCGCTGGAGGCGGTGATTCACGCCGCGCGGCAGGCCGGCGCCCACGACTTCATCATGGAGTTGGCCGAGGGCTACGACACCGTGGTTGGCGAGCATGGCGCCAGCCTGTCCGGCGGCCAGCGCCAGCGCCTCGCGATTGCCCGCGCGCTGGTCGGCAACCCGCGCATCCTGATCCTGGACGAGGCCACCAGCGCGCTGGACTACGAATCCGAGCGCGCGGTGATGCGCAATATGCGCGCCATCTGCCAGGGCCGCACCGTGTTGATCATCGCCCACCGGCTGTCCACCGTGCGCGGCGCCCATCGCATCATCGCGATGGACAAGGGCGTCATCGTCGAGGCCGGCAGCCATGCCGAGCTGCTGCAAAAAACGGGCGGCTACTACGCCCACCTCCACAGTCTGCAGCAAGGATAA
- a CDS encoding HlyD family type I secretion periplasmic adaptor subunit translates to MKHRIEAWNACLQRYRQAFAAHWAIRHRLDPKPRREDELAFLPAHLELTDSPVSPLPRWSMRVIVALFGCALMWALIGQLDIVAVAGGKTVSGGRTKIIQPLEPGVIKAIHVRDGQQVRAGQLLIELDATAAGADQRKAGDAWATARLAAARYQALLTALDGGRLPQLETLEGIDEARQLSEETLAVGQWRAYQAKREALQATLRQREAELSTTRQQVIKLQGTVRLAEAREHDYQELLGKNFISRHAYLDKQQARIEQQGDLASQQSRIRELAAAIASQREELQALSADFRRDALDKLREAREQATQSGEDVKKTDRRQALTRLAAPVSGSVQQLAIHTVGGVVTEAQPLLAVVPANETLEVEAQIENKDIGFVRPGQVVTVKVESFPYTRYGYLDGVVETVSHDAQQDEKRGLLFPARIRLKQNHLMIDGARVNLSAGMAVSAEIKTGRRRVIDYFLSPLQAHVGEGLRER, encoded by the coding sequence ATGAAACATCGGATCGAGGCATGGAACGCCTGCCTGCAACGCTACCGCCAGGCCTTCGCCGCGCACTGGGCCATCCGCCATCGGCTGGACCCCAAGCCGCGTCGCGAGGACGAGCTGGCCTTCCTGCCGGCCCACCTGGAATTGACCGACAGTCCGGTGTCGCCGCTGCCGCGTTGGAGCATGCGGGTCATCGTCGCGCTGTTCGGCTGCGCGCTGATGTGGGCGCTGATCGGCCAGCTGGACATCGTCGCCGTCGCCGGCGGCAAGACCGTCAGCGGCGGCCGCACCAAGATCATCCAGCCGCTGGAGCCGGGCGTGATCAAGGCCATCCACGTGCGCGACGGCCAGCAGGTCAGGGCCGGCCAGCTGTTGATCGAACTGGACGCCACCGCCGCCGGCGCCGACCAGCGCAAGGCCGGCGACGCGTGGGCCACCGCCCGGTTGGCCGCCGCCCGCTACCAGGCGCTGCTGACCGCGCTGGATGGCGGCAGGCTGCCGCAGCTGGAGACGCTGGAGGGGATCGATGAAGCCAGGCAACTGAGCGAGGAGACGCTGGCCGTCGGCCAGTGGCGCGCCTACCAGGCCAAGCGCGAGGCATTGCAGGCCACGTTGCGGCAGCGCGAGGCCGAACTGTCCACCACCCGCCAGCAGGTGATCAAACTGCAGGGCACGGTGCGGCTGGCGGAGGCGCGCGAGCACGACTACCAGGAATTGCTGGGCAAGAACTTCATCTCCAGGCACGCCTATCTGGACAAGCAACAGGCGCGCATCGAGCAGCAGGGTGATCTGGCCAGCCAGCAAAGCCGCATTCGGGAATTGGCCGCCGCCATCGCCAGCCAGCGCGAAGAGCTGCAAGCGTTGAGCGCCGACTTCCGCCGCGACGCGCTGGACAAGCTGCGCGAAGCGCGCGAACAGGCCACCCAGTCCGGCGAGGACGTGAAGAAGACTGACCGGCGCCAGGCCTTGACCCGGCTCGCCGCGCCGGTGTCCGGCAGCGTGCAGCAACTGGCCATCCACACTGTCGGCGGCGTGGTCACCGAGGCCCAGCCGCTGCTGGCGGTGGTGCCGGCCAACGAGACGTTGGAAGTGGAAGCGCAGATCGAGAACAAGGACATCGGCTTCGTCCGGCCGGGCCAGGTGGTGACGGTCAAGGTGGAAAGCTTCCCTTACACCCGCTACGGCTATCTGGACGGCGTGGTGGAAACGGTCAGCCACGACGCGCAGCAGGACGAGAAGCGCGGTCTGCTGTTCCCGGCGCGGATCCGGCTGAAGCAAAACCACCTGATGATAGACGGCGCCCGGGTCAATCTGAGCGCCGGCATGGCGGTCAGCGCCGAGATCAAGACTGGCCGGCGCCGGGTGATCGACTACTTCCTCAGTCCCTTGCAGGCACATGTCGGCGAAGGCCTGCGGGAGCGCTGA
- a CDS encoding glycosyltransferase family 4 protein, whose translation MRVLLIHQNFPGQLCHIANDLKARPGVELLAVGRDTAPGLPGVRLLRYRPHRGPHPTTHPYLISYEDAVLHGQAVLRALQPLAGRGYRPDVILAHPGWGETLFLKDLFPGARLIHYCEYFYHGRGADADFDPEFLLSLDGAARLRARNALHLLNLENADAGICPTHWQHSLHPAAYRDKLHVAHEGIRTELLGPDPKAALTLPNGRTVRAGQKIVTYVARNLEPYRGFHVLMRALPALLRAEPDCQVVIVGGDGVSYGNAPTDAANWREKLLCENPMDLNRVHFLGKVPYEVYRKVLQVSAAHVYLSYPFVLSWSLLEALASGCRIVASDTAPVREVMRDGVNGHLVSFFDGEAWVERVRGALRDDRLAMRKQARLTAERFSVLGAQATYRSLLGVPELAMVE comes from the coding sequence ATGAGAGTGCTGCTGATCCACCAGAACTTCCCCGGCCAGCTGTGCCACATCGCCAATGATCTGAAAGCCCGGCCTGGCGTCGAGCTGCTGGCGGTGGGGCGCGATACCGCGCCGGGCCTGCCGGGGGTAAGGCTGTTGCGCTATCGGCCACATCGCGGCCCGCATCCGACCACGCATCCGTATCTGATCAGCTACGAAGATGCGGTGCTGCACGGCCAGGCGGTACTGAGGGCGTTGCAGCCGCTGGCCGGCCGCGGCTACCGACCCGACGTGATCCTGGCGCATCCAGGCTGGGGAGAAACGCTGTTCCTGAAAGACCTGTTCCCCGGCGCGCGGTTGATTCACTACTGCGAATACTTCTACCACGGCCGCGGCGCCGATGCCGACTTCGACCCGGAATTCCTGCTGAGCCTGGATGGCGCGGCGCGGTTGCGGGCGCGCAACGCGCTGCACCTGCTGAACCTGGAAAACGCCGACGCCGGCATCTGCCCGACCCATTGGCAGCACAGCCTGCATCCGGCGGCCTATCGCGACAAGCTGCATGTCGCGCATGAGGGCATCCGCACCGAACTGTTGGGCCCGGACCCGAAGGCCGCGTTGACGCTGCCGAATGGTCGCACTGTGAGGGCTGGGCAGAAGATCGTCACCTACGTCGCGCGCAATCTGGAGCCTTACCGTGGCTTCCACGTCTTGATGCGGGCGTTGCCCGCGCTGCTGCGGGCCGAGCCGGACTGCCAGGTGGTGATCGTCGGCGGAGATGGCGTCAGCTACGGCAATGCGCCGACGGATGCCGCCAACTGGCGGGAGAAATTGCTGTGCGAGAACCCGATGGACCTGAATCGGGTGCACTTCCTGGGCAAGGTGCCGTACGAGGTCTATCGCAAGGTGCTGCAGGTGTCGGCGGCGCACGTCTACCTGAGCTATCCCTTTGTGTTGTCGTGGAGCTTGCTGGAGGCGCTGGCCAGCGGCTGCCGGATCGTGGCGTCGGACACGGCGCCGGTTCGGGAGGTGATGCGCGATGGGGTAAATGGGCATCTGGTGAGTTTCTTTGATGGGGAGGCTTGGGTGGAGCGGGTCAGGGGCGCGTTGCGGGACGACCGCCTGGCTATGCGAAAGCAGGCAAGGCTGACGGCTGAGCGTTTCAGCGTGCTTGGCGCACAAGCGACGTATCGGAGCTTATTGGGTGTTCCGGAATTGGCGATGGTTGAGTAA